A stretch of DNA from Cannabis sativa cultivar Pink pepper isolate KNU-18-1 chromosome X, ASM2916894v1, whole genome shotgun sequence:
atgaattaagttcataagtattgaacttgaacttgaagtttattgaacctgaagttcaatgtcatatagtatatatgggtttaaataaatattgattcatggtgatatattgaaatccctacatgtgtattaatattattagatatcacaattttaaaaaaattctctcgatcagggggagaaaagcagttgggatcgatgataatttttgaaaaatgatccttgcacaaagtatataagaacgatatagttcaaaatgatatataccaactgcaaatcaatattactcaaagttgagatagaatgagttgaaaacgcctgaagcgtaaatgaacaatatagaaattattagtaaatgttcatttgatttgccctgaagttgttaaatctagaggtactcatggagataccttaatgttataaagtattaaaatgataaccgtgatgaaaacggtactcgaagagactcccaagagaagttagacataacacatttcatcataattgaacccctgaagtgattcgtgataggtacctataaatgataaacatatttgaaaatatgtaatttaaagagatctctataagttatgtcaatatgggaggaaattatcatttattgaaatttttgtcgacaataaatattgaatgtgtgcatatgcaataaactaacatgagatagcaaggatcattgtattagatttgtcgagaattatcgacatacattttgatttttggccaaaatattatgacgcagtccaggcaaatttactcacataaagtgaagtaagacctgtagggtgtgcaaataaatatttctaatgagaaatttgcatatatgtatttgtacataatgaattgttgtacaaagtttgcatagacatgagattgattgaagtaaggcttaaatattgagaaaatataatcatgatttgattatagcctggaatatattttatgaggatttataagcgtcacataaatgttgcaacaaaagttatttatttggagctcataatatagtgagaatttgaaataagccttatctaaaaattctagaagaatttaatacatatcttaagtgatataaattctaagtcgcgcgcactacatgacaaagatctttgtatgaaataaagacatgtaagtaaattattgtttgaaaaatacgtatggttgtctatgcaatataaattcataaattatacattgtgatagactcttgaagagtttttgattaattgaagaacaaacttttatttcttttgtatttcgagaaatattaatatataaagtttgttcattagtattgaagtcctgaagtacttcatatgtatcaagaattatagatatatgatcatttgatatggaaattaagatcatacaacaagatggaacaaatatatggtcgtggagtaccatcattgtcacaaatgaaaatttatagtaccattaatgtgttatgttcatatctacttgaaattttaaattttagtatgaacaaagttgtgtacacacatgaatgatacaattagttggataaagattaatgttccacgaacccctcatctataatttagaagtccatacatactctggaagagttatagaaaatatatgatcaaagattgtatatggtgatattttaaaagtgataacaataatcttatgagatctattatcaccaaaagaattatggatcatatgtgcatgagggggagacatattcatgttgcactctttttcccttagctcaggttttgtcccactgggttttcctgacaaggtttttaacgaggcaacttgcaaataattatgaatatgaaatatacattgtactctttttcctagctcagattttgtcccattGGGTTTTTCTGAGAAGGTTTTTAAAGAGGCAActttaaatcatgttaacatactagcattttatgaagcaagtagagaatgtgtgtgagtgagatcattgacatagcatattcgggaaacatatggattgcactcaataaaaaagtatcaacccaagcaattctctatggataatactgcttgcatcgctcaactaaaatgatggtacattgaaggagatagagtaagaacacatttcacgaaattcttctttatacgcttcaagaaaatacatattggtgttcaacatatttaatcaagtgtcaatcttgtaaacttattcacaaagttattacgaacatcaacatttgagaagacggcagataagatcgaaattcgtcgattagaagatctccacaaatgcttaaatgagggggagttagtttacactatactctttttcctttgatcaagttttcagcaagatttttaataagacatttattatggacatccaagagggagtgttataaatattaataattatgtggatgtccaaatcttttattcattaccattaattgtaatcaatattccttttttttttttcttagtttccctttttcttagtttcttaatatctcactcttgtatttgtataaataagggttcaacccattggaataaataaatcagaaattctcattcactttctctttctctcttcttcttcttctttcctcttatctactttatattattttataactctttcatatatttaattgtaaaaaatgtatctatatataaatagaaaaacaaaataaataaggtAAAAATAGAAATTTGACTAATGTatggtaaatttttttttttggcattgtcTAGCAGCACAATCCACACTAttatctaattaatttaattaaggggcttttctttttttactttttaatttttttttcttttttttttttacatttttaaaaatCTTTATTGCAACTACCGCTACAACTACTTTATATacccaaattaaaaaaatttttaaaaacagtatAGTAATTCTTCATCGATTAATTTATATACTACACACCgtcaattaatttatatactACACACCAATAACATTATACCTAGGAGGGTGGGCCCTTAATAATGAAGAATGGGGTAGTAGTAGTAGTGGCTCCGTAGTCGGCCTTAATTGAGGCGTGACTGATGATTCTTATGTTCATTGCATTGTCAATCAATCCACAAAGACAGAGTGTCTAATATTCTCTACACACTAATAATTAACATATGTTTTTTTTGCtaactaataattattaatatatggtTACTTGAAATGAAATATGAGGAGATACTatctttgtaaaataaaatgtataaagaaagaaagtaactaaaaacgaaaagaaaaatCCAAAGAGATTAATTACCTTGTAAAAATATTGATTTTGGTTTAATTACAAAGTCAACCCATTACCCACCACCAGGCcaaattattattgtatttGTGGTAATAATACCAGTACgcgttcttcttcttcttttttctttcgcAGTCCGAGTCGattcaatataaaatatgtatacgtATTATATGActggtttattattaaaaaagaaagagaaaaaaagaaacagaGAAAGAAAGACAGGGCTTTGTTTGTAGCTTTACAGGCAAGCAAGTGATTTTGGCTTTTTAGTGTAAATGTAAatgaaatagaaataagattaggagtgaagaagagagaagagaaTAAAGTAAGGATGATAGAGGAGGGAACAACGTTGGAGTACACGCCCACCTGGGTTGTGGCTCTGGTTTGTACTGTCATCGTCTTCATTTCTCTAACCGTCGAGAGAATCATTCACTACACCGGAAAGGCATGTATATATTATACTTGTTATTCATTATTCACCCATTCAgtcttattaatattaatatctcTCATAATATTGCAGTATTTGAAGAAAAAGAACCAAAAGCCTCTGTTCGAAGCATTGCAAAAGGTCAAAGAAGGTAATTACTTGTATCTCTGTGGGAATGGATCAATCATCCTTGgaatgaatattattgatgtATTTGTATTAATTTGCAGAGTTAATGCTTTTGGGATTCATATCGCTGCTGCTGACGGTTTTCCAAGCCCGCATCGCCAAAATATGTATAAGCAAAGAACATGCCAAGCAGTGGCTGCCTTGTAGCGATGACGAAGATGACTCATCATCTAAAACTACTCATCACTTTCAGACCCTTTTCACAACTGTTCCACGCCTCCTTGCCGAGGCTTCCTCTTCAGGTTCCGATGACTACTGTTCCAAAAAGGTATCTTAATCATCACacaaatttttcattaattaggattttttgttTGACATGTGACAAATCATTctcctaaatttttttttgccattaaaatttttaatgttagatttaagaattttttctaattttaataaaaaaattctaacatataTGAAAGTTTAGGagtatgatttagtatatgGATATGATTTGGTATCGGTAGATATgttttagtacataaataattattgaaacagtaaaattgaatgaatttTGATAAAAGTTTTAAATCTAACCATCCCAATaattcagggggaatttttaacgtcTAAGGCATAGATTTGGTACATTTAAATCCTAATTACCCttaattaattatctatctATTTTTTGAATAAGTCTTACTCCACTATGTTTTCTTTCATTTCTTTATTCGAtccttatttattataaaatgacTCAATTTACTCTGTCTTCACATGTACATACCAAGAGAATTATACTTTTATTATGTGACAAGTGAATTAAGACATATTTAAGAATCAAGAACAGATAGAATAGATTAAGAGACAAATTAATGATAGTCTATAAATAAATTCTTTGCTTTTGTCCTCAGGAAAAGGTTCCACTGTTGTCCACTACAGCACTCCACCATCTTCATATCTTCATCTTTGTGTTAGCCGTTGTCCATGTCACCTTCTGTGCTTTAACTATTCTTTTTGGTGGGATAAAGGTATCTTACCTACCTATCTCTCTAAATTTATACTCAATTTCATTGAACATGTACATATTATTAAAATCTTTTTCCTTTCTCTAGATACGTCAATGGAAAAAATGGGAGGATTCTATCTCAAAAAATGGAACAAACAATGTAGAAGAGGGTACGTACctattttgcttttttttttttggttttttttttcaagtttaaGTACTTACTACTACTTGCTACATTTTTATGTTGATATGTATATGTAGCTCTAAAAACAAAGTTCACGGACGTTCAAGGTCACGATTTTATCAGGGGTCGTTTTTTGGGCATTGGGaagaatttatcacttttaGGCTGGGTGGTGAGTAGTAGTGATGATGATTAATAATTATGCTTTACAATCAATTTAAGCCGTTATTCATTATTATTAGTTGCATACATTTCTGTGTAATTATGATTataaacttttgattcataaatTTCAGCATTCATTTTTCAAGCAAATTTTTGGATCTGTGACGGAAGCAGATTATTTGACACTTAGGCTAGGCTTTATCATGgtaaattttttctttcttttatgtgTAACTAATATTTTTTACTTTGTATATGATTAATATGAAGTAAATTAATCTTTATTGTAGACACATTGCAGGGGAAACCGAAAATTTAATTTCCACAAGTACATGATTCGTGCCCTTGAAGCTGATTTTAAAAAAGTTGTTGGAATAAGGTGTGTTGTGATCATTAcagttaattattattatgaaacCTTTGGCATTCACCAGTGCTATcttgctatatatataaatactaataGATTATATTCATATCCATAACATTTTCGCTTGAATTAaactaaatgttttttttttgaaacaaattAAACTAAACTAACACAAACTTTTGAATAATCAATTGCAGTTGGTATTTGTGGTTGTTTGTAGTGTTCTTTTTGTGCCTGAATGTATCCGGTAAGCTAGccctttttcattttatttcatcCTCTTACAAATAATCAactttgttaatttttcttCCGGAAATTAACCTTTGAGGAATTTCTACATATACAGGTTTGCACGCATATTTTTGGTTGGCATTTGTACCTTTGCTTGTAAGTAGTACaaagatatatacatataattatttatttttattccagTATAAGTAAATTTATAACGCATTAGTAATTAACATTGTAAAAATAATGTATTAGCTTCTGCTTGCTGTTGGCACTAAGTTGGAGCATGTAATTACCCAATTGGCCCATGAAGTTGCTGAGAAACATGTAGCAATTGAAGGCGATTTGGTAGTTAAACCATCAGACGATCACTTCTGGTTTCATCGACCCCGCCTTGTTCTCATACTCATTCATATCATACTTTTCCAAAATTCCTTCGAACTAGCATTTTTCTTCTGGATTTGGGTACGCaatgtacatttttatatacatttttctTGGTATAGGTACTTATTTAGTGTTGCTATTTTgagatatataaaattattttcctactcatatatatactagcttattaattaataaatcattcGTTCAATATAATGTGTCACAGGTTCAATACGGATTTGACTCTTGCATAATGGGGCAGATCGGCTTTATTATTCCCCGACTAGTGATTGGGTACgtgaaatgatatatatatatatatggattttGTCGCTGTATTTTCACGAAATGTATTCTACGGCAGCCGTTAGATAGGATAGTTATTTGATCTCAGGCTGTGATTAATTTATGGGTAATTctgtccctatatatatataaagaaatttgGTAGAGATTAAAAGTACTATATTTCCAGctaaaaacattttttttttcctttttcaggGTATTTGTTCAGTTCCTTTGTAGTTACAGCACCTTGCCTTTGTATGCCATTGTCACACAGGTGAGTTGAATGGGAAGAGTTGTAATAAACAATTAAGTACCTGCCTTTTGTTCATTACTATTATATGATTGTATGTTGTTGAATTTGAATTATTAGATGGGAAGTTCCTTCAAGAAAGCTATTTTCGAAGAACACATTCAAGATGGATTAGTTGATTGGGCTCGGCAGGCCAAGAAGAATAAAGGAATGAGAAAGGCTTCAAATGGGTCTAGCCAAGTGGGTCCTAATAAAGATGGTAGTTCTGGTAATACAGTTGGAGTAGTAGTTGAGTTGGCAAATGTTGGGGACCAACATAATCAGTCCGAAAGACATCTTTTAGGAGAAATTCAGCCTGTAAACCATCGTTCATAATTCCATTATCTATCTCATCGCTACATTAAAATgcaatatacatatacaaaaatatatatggcTCATTTCATATATACATGATCAAAACTTTATATATCACTTATGCTTTTTATGTGTAAGTTCCTTCATGCATGACTGGGCTTAAAGTTTTGATTAAAAATTGTTGaagttgtaatttttgtaaaaatacaaGTTGTCAATGTTCGTGGTCTGACT
This window harbors:
- the LOC133032424 gene encoding MLO-like protein 1; this translates as MIEEGTTLEYTPTWVVALVCTVIVFISLTVERIIHYTGKYLKKKNQKPLFEALQKVKEELMLLGFISLLLTVFQARIAKICISKEHAKQWLPCSDDEDDSSSKTTHHFQTLFTTVPRLLAEASSSGSDDYCSKKEKVPLLSTTALHHLHIFIFVLAVVHVTFCALTILFGGIKIRQWKKWEDSISKNGTNNVEEALKTKFTDVQGHDFIRGRFLGIGKNLSLLGWVHSFFKQIFGSVTEADYLTLRLGFIMTHCRGNRKFNFHKYMIRALEADFKKVVGISWYLWLFVVFFLCLNVSGLHAYFWLAFVPLLLLLAVGTKLEHVITQLAHEVAEKHVAIEGDLVVKPSDDHFWFHRPRLVLILIHIILFQNSFELAFFFWIWVQYGFDSCIMGQIGFIIPRLVIGVFVQFLCSYSTLPLYAIVTQMGSSFKKAIFEEHIQDGLVDWARQAKKNKGMRKASNGSSQVGPNKDGSSGNTVGVVVELANVGDQHNQSERHLLGEIQPVNHRS